The Alnus glutinosa chromosome 7, dhAlnGlut1.1, whole genome shotgun sequence genome includes a region encoding these proteins:
- the LOC133874233 gene encoding uncharacterized protein LOC133874233 translates to MASPIPYSVADDKDLDDATLWAVIDSAAASHSSKSRKPLAIKFPNFQPLSSNPSPPTKLPRNPRTSTDADSRVSAESEVVHEPWTYRPPRKIARTCASEVSESSSPLFVVRNVQRTPTTPVYSSPESHLSPEIGRFAVKEISARSEGSLGSYQWREEENVRHSLSGRFPSVSLFKEYQNAAMAILEKTDYIMISGHPFIKKSGWRKISFYFNLSFEIKDKTIEFDENRNVQRAEFVVRAYMQGGRFADAWGSCERREKRFLKPNNDIPSTAETRAKNKACQDLLGIGEYRPGASQVQR, encoded by the exons ATGGCCTCCCCAATTCCCTACTCCGTCGCCGACGACAAGGACCTCGACGACGCCACTTTGTGGGCCGTAATCGACTCCGCCGCAGCCTCTCACTCCTCCAAGTCCCGCAAACCGCTCGCGATCAAATTCCCTAATTTCCAACCCCTATCCTCTAACCCCTCGCCGCCGACAAAGCTCCCTAGAAACCCTAGGACCTCTACTGACGCCGATTCTAGGGTTTCGGCCGAGAGCGAGGTGGTGCACGAACCCTGGACTTATCGCCCGCCGCGCAAGATCGCTAGGACTTGCGCTTCGGAAGTGAGCGAGAGCAGCAGTCCTCTCTTCGTGGTCAGGAATGTGCAGCGCACGCCTACCACGCCGGTGTATTCGTCTCCGGAATCGCATTTGTCGCCGGAGATTGGGAGGTTCGCCGTGAAGGAGATTAGCGCTCGTTCGGAGGGCTCCCTGGGGAGCTATCAGTGGAGAGAGGAGGAGAATGTGAGGCATAGCTTGTCTGGAAGATTTCCTTCAGTTTCGCTGTTCAAGGAGTATCAGAATGCAGCTATGGCG ATTTTGGAGAAAACTGATTACATAATGATTTCTGGACACCCTTTCATAAAAAAATCAG GCTGGAGGAAGATATCATTTTACTTCAATCTCTCTTTTGAAATCAAAGACAAGACCATTGAGTTTGATGAGAACCGTAATGTTCAGCGTGCTGAATTTGTGGTTCGAGCATACATGCA AGGTGGTAGATTCGCAGATGCATGGGGATCATGTGAGCGGCGTGAGAAAAGGTTTTTAAAACCAAATAATGATATACCCAGTACAGCAGAGACCAGAGCCAAAAATAAAGCCTGCCAG GACCTGCTTGGAATTGGAGAATATCGACCTGGTGCAAGCCAAGTCCAGAGATGA
- the LOC133874044 gene encoding uncharacterized protein At3g17950 isoform X2 has protein sequence MQAEEGWPLGLRPLNARVGFVRNRDLSGSVSFSTLLTGSPTSTTISSSDLETESTGSLFHDKSITLGSLIGVSSILELSRRSTRGRTAEASRDRRNYKHKPWLFSLCSKLTTDAVNGSNAPSLRHFLEAERRTASVYRRNQSPTIYGPTDFSPTLPTSDTNSLFVGGRVGPQSSAPLDDSGGRKSNNQLLDGNGYGAPLLFSCLRGYLMK, from the exons ATGCAGGCGGAAGAGGGGTGGCCTTTGGGCTTGAGACCACTGAATGCGAGAGTTGGGTTTGTGAGAAATCGTGATTTGTCTGGATCAGTCTCCTTCAGCACTCTACTCACCGGTTCTCCCACCTCCACCACCATTTCTTCTTCAGATCTTGAAACTGAG TCCACTGGGTCATTATTCCACGACAAGAGCATCACGCTCGGCAGCCTCATTGGAGTTTCTAGCATTTTAGAGCTGTCACGAAGATCGACAAGGGGAAGAACAGCAGAAGCCTCAAGAGACAGAAGGAACTACAAGCACAAACCTTGGCTGTTCTCGCTATGCTCAAAACTAACGACTGATGCTGTGAACGGGAGCAACGCCCCATCTCTTCGCCACTTTCTTGAAGCAGAGAGGAGAACCGCGAGCGTGTACAGAAGGAACCAGAGCCCCACCATTTATGGACCGACTGATTTCTCACCCACCCTGCCCACTTCGGACACAAACTCGCTTTTTGTTGGTGGCCGAGTTGGTCCTCAGTCAAGTGCTCCATTGGACGACAGTGGTGGAAGAAAATCCAACAACCAATTATTAGATGGCAATGGGTATGGGGCTCCATTGCTATTCTCATGCTTGCGTGGATACCTCATGAAATGA
- the LOC133874044 gene encoding uncharacterized protein At3g17950 isoform X1 gives MARQAEEGWPLGLRPLNARVGFVRNRDLSGSVSFSTLLTGSPTSTTISSSDLETESTGSLFHDKSITLGSLIGVSSILELSRRSTRGRTAEASRDRRNYKHKPWLFSLCSKLTTDAVNGSNAPSLRHFLEAERRTASVYRRNQSPTIYGPTDFSPTLPTSDTNSLFVGGRVGPQSSAPLDDSGGRKSNNQLLDGNGYGAPLLFSCLRGYLMK, from the exons ATGGCACGACAG GCGGAAGAGGGGTGGCCTTTGGGCTTGAGACCACTGAATGCGAGAGTTGGGTTTGTGAGAAATCGTGATTTGTCTGGATCAGTCTCCTTCAGCACTCTACTCACCGGTTCTCCCACCTCCACCACCATTTCTTCTTCAGATCTTGAAACTGAG TCCACTGGGTCATTATTCCACGACAAGAGCATCACGCTCGGCAGCCTCATTGGAGTTTCTAGCATTTTAGAGCTGTCACGAAGATCGACAAGGGGAAGAACAGCAGAAGCCTCAAGAGACAGAAGGAACTACAAGCACAAACCTTGGCTGTTCTCGCTATGCTCAAAACTAACGACTGATGCTGTGAACGGGAGCAACGCCCCATCTCTTCGCCACTTTCTTGAAGCAGAGAGGAGAACCGCGAGCGTGTACAGAAGGAACCAGAGCCCCACCATTTATGGACCGACTGATTTCTCACCCACCCTGCCCACTTCGGACACAAACTCGCTTTTTGTTGGTGGCCGAGTTGGTCCTCAGTCAAGTGCTCCATTGGACGACAGTGGTGGAAGAAAATCCAACAACCAATTATTAGATGGCAATGGGTATGGGGCTCCATTGCTATTCTCATGCTTGCGTGGATACCTCATGAAATGA
- the LOC133874369 gene encoding (R)-mandelonitrile beta-glucosyltransferase-like: protein MGDIRLRDLPSFLRTTDSNDVFFKYVSEPAEIAPKASAIVIHIFDALEQQVLDAFSLMFPRVYAIGPLQLLLNHSHNDHDPMKSIEYNLLKEETECLHWVNSKPPNSVVYVNFGSLIVMTPQQLAEFGWGLANSKHPFLWIIRPDLVVGELAILPPEIIVETKERGLIAGWCPQEEVLNHPSIGGFLTHCGWNSTVESLTAGVPMLCCPFFSDQQTNCKYTCDDWGIGMEIDNNVKREEVEKIRELLEGEKGEKMKKRVMEWKKLAEEATAPHGSSSINLNNLVNQVLLSKGYMHV from the coding sequence ATGGGAGACATTCGACTAAGGGATCTTCCAAGCTTTCTTCGAACCACAGATTCAAATGATGTTTTCTTCAAATATGTTAGTGAACCAGCAGAGATAGCTCCCAAAGCTTCAGCAATCGTTATTCACATATTTGATGCGTTAGAGCAACAAGTTTTGGATGCTTTCTCCCTCATGTTTCCTCGTGTATACGCCATTGGCCCTCTCCAACTACTGCTCAATCACTCACATAATGATCATGACCCTATGAAATCAATTGAGTATAATTTATTGAAAGAAGAAACAGAGTGCCTCCATTGGGTTAACTCCAAGCCACCCAACTCAGTAGTGTATGTGAATTTTGGCAGCTTAATTGTCATGACACCACAGCAGCTGGCTGAGTTTGGATGGGGACTTGCAAATAGCAAGCATCCATTTTTGTGGATAATTAGGCCTGATTTAGTAGTTGGTGAATTGGCGATTTTGCCGCCGGAGATTATagtagaaacaaaagaaaggggTCTAATAGCTGGCTGGTGCCCTCAAGAGGAAGTTTTGAACCACCCCTCAATTGGAGGGTTCTTGACTCACTGTGGGTGGAATTCAACCGTTGAAAGTTTGACCGCAGGAGTGCCGATGCTTTGCTGTCCATTCTTTTCGGATCAACAAACAAACTGTAAGTATACTTGCGATGATTGGGGCATTGGCATGGAGATTGATAACAATGTTAAGAGAGAGGAAGTGGAGAAGATTAGAGAGTTGTTGGAGGgagaaaaaggagagaaaatgaagaaaagggTCATGGAGTGGAAGAAATTGGCTGAGGAGGCCACTGCTCCACATGGTTCTTCATCCATCAACCTAAACAATTTGGTGAACCAAGTGCTTTTATCAAAAGGCTACATGCATGTTTAA
- the LOC133873358 gene encoding 7-deoxyloganetin glucosyltransferase-like yields MEVADHKPHAICVPSPFQSHIKAMLKFSKLLHHKGFIVTFVSTEFNHLRFLKSRGLNSLDGFPDFRFVTIPDSVPSSDPNASQDVPSLCDSVMKNFLAPFSDLLAKLNTANNPPVTCIVSDGFMPFTVTAAQEIGIPIAMLFTVSACCLMSCVHFPLLRDKGFTPLKDESYLTNGYLDTVIDWIPGMGDILLRDLPTFLRTTDPNDIMFKYVIESVERAPRASAIVIHTFDALEQQVLDALSPMFPRVYAIGPLQLLHNHSHNDQDPLKSIGYNLWIEETECLHWLNSKPPNSVLYVNFGSIIVMTPSEQLSEFGWGLANSKHPFLWIIRPDLVVGESTVLPPEFIVETKERSLIASWCPQEEVLNHPSIGGFLTHCGWNSIVESLTAGVPMLCWPFFADQQTNCKYTCDNWDIGMEIDNGANREEVEKIVRELMEGYKGKKMKNKAMEWKYLAEEATETCGSSSINLNNLVDEVLLSKA; encoded by the exons ATGGAAGTAGCTGATCATAAGCCTCATGCAATTTGTGTTCCATCCCCTTTTCAAAGCCACATAAAGGCTATGCTTAAATTTTCAAAGCTTCTACACCACAAAGGCTTTATCGTAACTTTTGTCAGCACTGAATTCAACCACCTACGTTTTCTGAAATCTAGAGGTCTCAACTCCTTGGATGGCTTTCCTGACTTCCGATTCGTAACCATTCCTGACAGCGTCCCTTCGTCGGATCCCAACGCCAGCCAGGACGTCCCCTCCCTTTGTGATTCCGTTATGAAGAACTTCTTGGCTCCTTTTTCAGACTTGCTCGCGAAACTCAACACTGCAAACAACCCTCCGGTGACTTGCATTGTCTCCGATGGTTTCATGCCGTTCACTGTTACCGCAGCTCAAGAAATCGGAATCCCTATTGCAATGCTCTTCACGGTCTCTGCTTGCTGCTTAATGAGTTGTGTGCATTTCCCTCTTCTCAGGGACAAAGGCTTTACGCCACTAAAAG ATGAGAGCTATCTAACAAATGGATATTTGGACACAGTTATAGACTGGATTCCAGGTATGGGAGACATTCTACTGAGGGATCTTCCAACCTTTCTTCGAACCACAGATCCAAATGATATTATGTTCAAATATGTCATTGAATCAGTAGAGAGAGCTCCCAGAGCTTCAGCAATCGTAATTCACACATTTGACGCGTTAGAGCAACAAGTTTTGGATGCTCTCTCCCCCATGTTTCCTCGTGTATATGCCATTGGTCCTCTCCAACTACTCCACAATCACTCACACAACGATCAGGACCCTCTAAAATCAATTGGGTATAATTTATGGATAGAAGAAACAGAGTGCCTCCATTGGCTTAACTCCAAGCCACCTAACTCAGTATTGTACGTGAATTTTGGCAGCATAATTGTCATGACACCATCCGAG CAGCTCAGTGAGTTTGGTTGGGGACTTGCAAATAGCAAGCACCCTTTCTTGTGGATAATTAGGCCTGATTTAGTAGTTGGTGAATCGACGGTCTTGCCGCCGGAGTTCATagtagaaacaaaagaaaggagTCTAATAGCTAGTTGGTGCCCTCAAGAGGAAGTTCTGAACCACCCCTCTATTGGAGGGTTCTTGACTCACTGTGGGTGGAATTCAATCGTTGAAAGTTTGACTGCAGGAGTGCCGATGCTTTGCTGGCCATTCTTTGCAGATCAGCAAACAAACTGTAAGTATACTTGCGATAATTGGGACATTGGCATGGAGATTGATAATGGTGCCAATAGAGAGGAAGTGGAGAAGATTGTGAGAGAGTTGATGGAGGGATACAAGggcaagaaaatgaagaataagGCCATGGAGTGGAAGTATTTGGCCGAGGAGGCCACTGAAACATGTGGATCTTCATCCATCAACCTAAACAATTTGGTGGATGAAGTGCTCTTATCAAAAGCCTAG